The stretch of DNA TGGTAGCTCCGATGGTTAAGTTTGTCAACTTAACCGAATTTTAGAATCAGGTAAGGCTGTGTCTGTAAAGATGCTTCCGGAGAGGTTCAACTGAGGGAAGACCCTAAATGTGGGCTGAGTGCCCAGAGCAAACTATCCATCTCTTTGTGCTTCATAATGGCGGATGCAATGTAACCAGTTGCCTCACAGCCCACCACTTCCTCTCCCTGCCATCATCAACCATATTCTCGCAAAGGATAAGCCCAAACCAACCTTCTTCCTTTAAGCTGCTTCTTTACAGGTGTTTGCtcacagaaacaaggaaagtaGCAGTGGATGACATgagagaaaatgtatttgaatttctTAGGGTAAAGGGGCAAAAATGAACCCGTGGATAAGGTGTTCGCTTCCACTCCTATGATTGCAATCATGGGATTCTCATGTTTTCAGGATGAGCACATGCTTTCTTTGGGTTCTTTCAATTCTATTCTTCTGCCAGCCTTGCCTATCTGAGCCATGGGCCTTATGATCCCAGCTGGATCTatcaccactgctcagctctctGCTCATGGATTCACATCTTAACGAAAGTTAGGCCATTCAGGGTCCCTCTCTGGAAAGAAAATCAGTTCTTTTTTAGCCACGCCCCGCAAAGGCAAAGTTGTCTGCTGCTGCACTACTACCATCTTCTACCCAGCACATGGAAGAAGCCTGTCCACACCAGAGAACAAGGCCAGCACATCAAACACAGACAGCTCAGTTTCCAGTATCAGACTTCAAGCATTAGTGTAAGAAGTTTCCCTTtgagacattaaaataaaacaaaaacaaaaaagatcagtTTTCAAGATGATAggcttatttataattttatactgtTTTAAATTACACTAATAAACTTAGTTATTCTAGATTTTTAAGtcaacaaaaccagaaatttaaaacaaatagaaaaaaatcatccagatAAACTGATAGAAGCAAGGGCTACATCTGGTATCTCAGTCTCTTCAAGTGAGTGGcttgtttctgcttccttggGGTCCTCAGTCTTCTGGGGCTGACCAAAATGGAGATTGAGGTCACACAGCAGGATATGGGAGAGTTCTGTGTAAGGAGAAGACATGGTGGCACCAGTGTCATGACAACCAGTACTGCTTTAAAGAGCTATTTCCTAATTTCTAATGACATTTTCAAATAGTTCCTGTTCAAGCTACTACTAAGGTGTGACCCATTTTGATAGAAAACCATGGGTAGAAAGGCCCTCCGCCCATCCACCAGCTATCTTCCTACACTGCAATACTGTATAAATTTATCTTAAACTTAGCTAACTTACATGAGCACACAGTACACAGAATAGGAGCCACCACTAAGATATTACAAAGACAGGCTTCTTGTTTCAACTTTCCCTGTcattttcttaggttttatgtgtgtgtggtggtttgccCTCCTTTGGTGGTGTGCTGATTAATCTTTATTAACTTGGCACAAACCCATAACTAGGAAGAGGGGAtttcaactgaggaattgcctacATTAGACTGGCACAGACAAgtgcctgtgggggcattttcttgattggtgagtGATGTAGATGTGAGCAGTGCCATTCCTGTGCCTAAGTGTATAAGAATGCAAACCGGGCAAGTCAGTGAGCCACAtctctctgtgctttctgcttgggttcctgtcttgacttcccttcatgatgtaAACTGCAGGTgggataaaccctttcctctccaagttgttttggtcatgatatttaatcatggaaacagaaagcagactaagaCAGGGTGGTTGTGAGTATGCTAGTATTTCTCTGTATCTCAAAAgacattttttcctttctatttctgccATTTGCTCCTGACTAAAGACATTCTTTTACTGACTCCCCACCCCTTCAAATATACCTGAAGAGGAAAGCTTTTATTAACTCACTATTTAACCTGCAATTTTACTTATATAGGTCCTCTTCACAGATGGATTTTGTAGTTACATCATCCCACTCTGGAGGAAGGGGCAAGCTTGCTCCTAActatacttgttttgtttttaatcaggaACATGATACCGCAAATGTCCTCTAGTTAGTAAATTGCTTTTCTCCCTATTTAGAACTTGGCCATTGCCTTATTACAAGTCTCCTCTCtcccaatatatttattttgcagTAATGGAGGTTGAACTTGGGGTCCTGTGCGTGCTGGGCAAGCCTTCTATCATTGCTACATGGCCCTCATGTTTTTATAAGGAATGGAGAATTGCTGGAGCTGTCAGTATAAAGGCTTATAAAAAGATAGCATAGGCAGAaatagtgtctgtgtgtggccaCCTCAGGAGTAATGATGAGCAGCAGAATACATGGACAGTATACAGTATACAGCACAAGATGGAAAACCCTGGCCCCAGTGAATTATTCCAGGGCTGCCCTCACTTTGGACTGCCTCTCTCCTGGCGTGCATCACATAGGTGGTATCTGTTACTTGCAGCTGCAGGTCCCAAAAGTGACACAGAAAACATCTACAGGGTTGTAAGAATAACTTTACACTCAAAATAGGTTCCAGGGATAGGAATGGGACCTATAGATGAAGAGAGTCGGGGTACAGATCCCAGCTAATCCCTGAGGAACTATCGAAAATGAAATAGGTTAACTGATGAGAGAGTTCCCCAGCATGCTGTGGGGTGAGCTTATCCCTAAAAATATTCAACTAGAGAAAGTTCACATGGCTAGGAGTAAAACAGGAGAACACATCACGACCTTTAAGATCTATTATTACactaagaatatatttaaaatgacaatCATTTCACTTATAGATTCAAACTTTTAATTCTTAATCTGGCAAAACCTCAGGGGCTTAGTAATGAATGATTCATGGATAAAGACACTGAATTTTGTGGAACATGGTAGTCGTGTAACTATGTTGAAGGAAGGGAAATTTAGACAGGTAGATAACTTAATGGTGTCAGAATAGGGATTCAGGCCTAGCACCTTCAAACACATAGTTGAGATTATACTGTAAACACTTCTTATCAGGACAATTATAATCAGCAGAGAAACTGCCCTAGCTGAAGCACAAATTAGCTCTACCGCGTCTTGCATAGCAGTGGCGTGCAAACATATTGACCAAGTCTGTCCTTACCTTTCATCTTCTTCATCtccaaagaaattgtattaatgtTCTTAATCATGGCTTCCACTCTTTGCTTGTGGTCATGATGATTATTCTTCAACATCTGATTataaaagagaaaccagagtgGTGTACAGAGCAGAGCTATTTTCGTGGGAGGCTGTTCCCACGAAATCTAAAACCAGTTCCCAACACTCCCACTGGGCATCAGACTCCCACAGCTGCAGGGGAcccagtggcctcttctggccttttcagATACCCATGCACAAacggcacaaacacacacagttgaaaataaattttaaaaagttatttttaaaaatagtcatgtgtattttaaaaaataatgtaacttaaaaagaaaaatttaaactaaaatcatTGTCTTTCCTAAATGGTTAGGGCAGTTACAACCTAGGGAAGCATcaactggttttgtttttccaggttTCAAGTGGAATTGTATCTGGAAACAACTGCATCTGGAATTCTTGGGGTGAAGTTCCTTCTTTATCAAACCACATCCACAAGATGGGGCCCTTACAATGGAAACAAAGTCCCCTCTACAGAAATCCTCAGTGTTTACAAACTACCTCAGCAATCGTGCGGGACCTTTCCTAATTTCATGTTAGCCAGTGTCTTGACTCTTGAATGACAGTGCCCACTTGCAATTTCTTTAAAACGAAAAGTTGATGTGATTACATAGAATTTGTCGACAAGGGTATATCTAAAAATGTATAAACCACCACATTGTGCTATATAAAGCACAGTAAATATATCTAACTGAGGCTGTctgcagagagatggctcactagaTACTAACCTTTTAGTCAAACCCCACAaaatgacttgaaaaataaactaCAATTAATTAGCCCAGGCCGCTCTTGCCATCTAAACGCTGGGAAGTTACACGTCAGTCAGGACTGTTGAAGCAGGATAATGAAATCAAACCACCAAGTTGGACCTTGTCTTTGTACTTTCTTGAATTCCCTCACACTCCCTTTACAAGAGCtgcaaaactttttttcttttccggACATTAATGAATAAAACGCACTTTGCATCTACCTCTACGTCCCTGAATAGTAACACAAGAATGCCAATAATAACCTCACTTGGACATGCCAAACCCAGGACTcgggtttgggggaggggggagaaacaTGGCTGTAAATAAGTATAAAACTtaatactgataaaataaaaaaatgaaactaacaGGAATGTCCTGAGCCCCACACAGTGGGTAGGGGAGTGAGCGTCAGAGGGCTTAGGGTGCCAAATCCTAGAGGGCTGGCGTCGGCTCAGCTTAACCGTTATTTAAATGACGTCTAACTGGACACAGAAGATCCAGGCCCAAGGACTAGATGGTGTCAGAGCCAATATGGCGCACAGGCGGGCATGATGTCACTAACGCCCTTCCCCCTGCCCTGGGCCCAGCCCGAGTCCTCAACCCCGATAGAGGGTTTCGGGGTCAGAGTCTGTTCAGAGGTCTTCTTCCTGGACCCCACTAACACCCCCTGAGGGCCTCTGCTCTCTGGGGGTCACCGAGTTCCCGCTACCCATGCCCTGCCCAGCGGCTGCTGACAGGCCTAAGGCAGCCTGGAAGTTTCCACAGCCCTCACCCACCCTGCGGGTACCTGTTCTCCTGCCACCCCTCAGCCTGGAAATTGGCCTGGTGACCGAATGGTTTCAAATAACTCACCTTCCCAACTGCTCACCACAAAGAAAAGCGTAGCCTCCGTCAGGGGACCTTGTACGCACGGCTCCTCAACAGTCAGCCAACTTGACGCTAGGTGTGGAAAGATGGCAGGGAAACCAAGCTAGGCTTCCTGATTGGCCAGAGTCTCCGCCTGCATGATTGGCCAGCGTCTCTGCCTGCAGCATTCTGATTGGGTAGTGTTTTCACCTGTGGCATTCTGGGAATTGTAGTCTTAAATAAGCAACTCAAGGGCAGATTCTGAATTCTAGACTGCAAGTGACGCCTGAGAGTGCCAACAAGGCCTTGTCATTTTCTGCTTCCTAGGTGCGGTTTACCTGTATTTCTCTTCCCACAGTGCAGTGCTGGAGCTAGTGGCAGATTCTAGGTTGATTCTTGTGGTTTGAAGCCGAATTTACCACTCCTTCAGTTGAATAGATACAGATAAACCCTGCAACCCCCTGAGACCAAACCCCTCCTCCATCTTatgcaacaataaaaaaaatatactggAATGATATTCTGAGGGCTGAGATAATTTATCAGAGGTGTTTGGTGGTTGATAACTGTCCTGTCCATAatggtttgcttttttctttctgtctttctttttttctttcaaaaaattgtttctctgtgtagccctggttgtccagtctggcctggaactcacagagatt from Microtus ochrogaster isolate Prairie Vole_2 chromosome 7, MicOch1.0, whole genome shotgun sequence encodes:
- the C7H5orf58 gene encoding putative uncharacterized protein C5orf58 homolog, with the protein product MAKACLLIHLLNKDIEIYCVPGTVCQMLKNNHHDHKQRVEAMIKNINTISLEMKKMKELSHILLCDLNLHFGQPQKTEDPKEAETSHSLEETEIPDVALASISLSG